A single region of the Cronobacter condimenti 1330 genome encodes:
- a CDS encoding FadR/GntR family transcriptional regulator: protein MPITRLENPRIYRQIADQLRRLIENNEFPPGSRLPSERDLAEQLQVSRASVREALIALEVIGLVDVKVGNGVIVKARTPDIAPREPVMAQAGRNQWTEIDDELDIDLDFNAELPPFSLLQTRLLIEPETAALAARHASPDELAAIRAAFEQNCRDNRAGSDTHPGDRLFHIRIAQASGNPAYAFIIGHLLGHRYGSMFRMLQRHYTPDDMPHRSEQEHRAILDAIEARDVRTARRAMKAHLDQVIAIFTRSQ from the coding sequence ATGCCGATTACTCGTCTCGAAAACCCGCGTATTTACAGGCAGATAGCTGACCAGCTGCGGCGGCTTATCGAAAACAATGAATTTCCGCCCGGCAGTCGTCTGCCTTCGGAGCGCGACCTGGCGGAGCAGTTGCAGGTCAGCCGCGCGTCGGTGCGCGAGGCGCTGATCGCGCTGGAAGTGATAGGCCTGGTGGATGTGAAAGTCGGCAATGGGGTTATCGTTAAAGCCCGCACGCCGGACATCGCGCCGCGCGAGCCCGTCATGGCGCAGGCCGGGCGTAACCAATGGACGGAAATCGACGACGAACTGGATATCGATCTCGATTTTAACGCCGAACTGCCGCCGTTTTCGTTGTTGCAGACGCGGCTGTTGATCGAGCCGGAAACGGCGGCGCTGGCGGCTCGCCACGCAAGTCCCGACGAGCTCGCCGCGATTCGCGCCGCCTTTGAGCAAAACTGCCGCGACAACCGCGCCGGCTCGGACACGCATCCCGGCGATCGGCTGTTTCATATTCGCATCGCCCAGGCGAGCGGCAACCCGGCGTACGCCTTTATCATCGGCCACCTGCTCGGGCACCGCTACGGCAGCATGTTCCGTATGCTGCAACGCCACTACACGCCGGACGATATGCCGCACCGCTCAGAACAAGAGCATCGCGCGATTCTGGACGCCATTGAAGCCCGCGACGTGCGCACAGCCCGCCGCGCAATGAAAGCGCATCTCGATCAGGTCATCGCTATTTTTACCCGCAGCCAGTGA
- a CDS encoding Tex family protein, whose protein sequence is MMNDSLSRIIASELQARAEQVDAAIRLLDEGNTVPFIARYRKEVTGGLDDTQLRQLETRLGYLRELEERRAAILKSIADQGKLTDELQAAITGTQSKTELEDLYLPYKPKRRTRGQIAIEAGLEPLAELLWNDPSHEPEAEAAKFIDAEKGVADTKAALDGARYILMERFAEDAALLAKVRDYLWKNAHLVSAVVPGKEEEGAKFRDYFAHHEPISTVPSHRALAMFRGRNEGVLQLSLNADPQFDEPPRESYCEQIITTHLGLRLNNAPADSWRKGVVSWTWRIKVLMHLETELMSTVRERAEDEAINVFARNLHDLLMAAPAGLRATMGLDPGLRTGVKVAVVDATGKLVATDTVYPHTGQAAKAAVVIAALCEKHNVELVAIGNGTASRETERFFLDVQKQFPKVTAQKVIVSEAGASVYSASELAAQEFPDLDVSLRGAVSIARRLQDPLAELVKIDPKSIGVGQYQHDVSQSQLARKLDAVVEDCVNAVGVDLNTASVPLLTRVAGLTRMMAQNIVSWRDENGQFRNRQQLLKVSRLGPKAFEQCAGFLRINHGDNPLDASTVHPEAYPVVERILAATEQSLRDLMGNSNALRNVKAVDFTDERFGVPTVTDIIKELEKPGRDPRPEFKTAQFADGVETMNDLQPGMVLEGAVTNVTNFGAFVDIGVHQDGLVHISSLSDKFVEDPHTVVKAGDIVKVKVLEVDLQRKRIALTMRLDEQPGEGNARRGGGNNREPQNRPAQNRKPQRESAGSGNSAMSDALAAAFGKKR, encoded by the coding sequence ATGATGAATGATTCGCTCAGTCGTATTATCGCCAGTGAGCTTCAGGCCAGAGCCGAACAGGTAGACGCTGCCATTCGCCTGCTTGATGAAGGGAACACCGTGCCGTTTATTGCACGTTATCGTAAGGAGGTCACCGGCGGTCTGGACGACACCCAGTTGCGTCAGCTGGAGACGCGTCTGGGTTACCTGCGCGAACTGGAAGAGCGCCGCGCGGCTATCCTTAAATCGATTGCCGATCAGGGCAAACTCACTGATGAACTTCAGGCGGCCATCACTGGCACCCAGAGCAAAACCGAGCTTGAAGATCTCTATCTGCCTTACAAACCGAAGCGCCGCACCCGCGGGCAGATAGCCATTGAAGCCGGCCTTGAGCCGCTCGCCGAACTGCTGTGGAATGACCCCTCCCACGAGCCAGAAGCGGAAGCAGCGAAATTTATCGACGCTGAAAAAGGCGTGGCTGACACCAAAGCGGCGCTTGATGGCGCGCGCTATATCCTGATGGAACGCTTCGCCGAAGACGCGGCGCTGCTCGCCAAAGTGCGTGACTATCTGTGGAAAAACGCACATCTGGTTTCGGCCGTCGTGCCAGGCAAAGAGGAAGAAGGCGCGAAATTCCGCGACTATTTCGCCCACCACGAACCGATTTCCACCGTGCCCTCGCACCGTGCGCTGGCGATGTTCCGCGGACGTAACGAAGGCGTATTGCAGTTATCGCTCAACGCCGATCCGCAGTTCGACGAGCCGCCGCGTGAGAGCTACTGCGAGCAGATCATTACTACGCATCTGGGGCTGCGCCTGAATAACGCACCCGCTGATAGCTGGCGTAAAGGTGTGGTGAGCTGGACCTGGCGTATTAAGGTATTGATGCATCTGGAAACCGAGCTGATGAGCACCGTGCGCGAACGCGCCGAAGACGAAGCCATCAATGTGTTTGCTCGCAACCTGCATGATCTGCTGATGGCCGCACCTGCGGGCCTGCGCGCCACGATGGGCCTCGATCCGGGCCTGCGTACCGGCGTGAAAGTCGCGGTGGTGGACGCCACTGGCAAACTGGTCGCCACCGATACCGTTTACCCGCACACCGGACAGGCGGCGAAAGCAGCGGTGGTTATCGCAGCACTGTGCGAAAAGCATAACGTGGAGCTGGTCGCTATCGGCAACGGCACCGCATCACGCGAAACCGAACGTTTCTTCCTTGATGTGCAAAAGCAATTCCCTAAAGTGACCGCACAGAAGGTCATTGTCAGCGAGGCGGGCGCGTCGGTGTATTCAGCCTCTGAACTGGCGGCGCAGGAGTTCCCGGATCTCGATGTCTCGCTGCGCGGTGCGGTCTCTATCGCCCGTCGTTTGCAGGACCCGCTGGCGGAACTTGTCAAAATCGACCCGAAATCTATCGGCGTGGGCCAGTATCAGCATGATGTAAGCCAAAGCCAGCTGGCGCGTAAGCTGGATGCGGTGGTGGAAGACTGCGTGAACGCAGTGGGCGTTGACCTGAACACCGCCTCAGTGCCGCTGCTGACCCGCGTGGCAGGCCTGACGCGCATGATGGCGCAAAATATTGTGTCGTGGCGCGATGAGAACGGCCAGTTCCGTAACCGTCAGCAGTTGCTGAAAGTGAGCCGCCTGGGGCCGAAAGCCTTCGAGCAGTGCGCGGGCTTTCTGCGTATTAACCATGGCGACAACCCGCTTGACGCCTCGACCGTTCACCCGGAAGCGTACCCGGTCGTGGAGCGTATTCTGGCGGCGACGGAACAATCGCTGCGCGATCTCATGGGCAACAGCAATGCGCTTCGCAACGTGAAGGCGGTTGATTTTACCGACGAGCGTTTCGGCGTGCCGACCGTGACCGACATCATCAAAGAGCTGGAAAAACCGGGCCGCGACCCGCGTCCCGAATTCAAAACGGCTCAGTTCGCTGACGGCGTGGAGACAATGAACGATCTGCAACCCGGTATGGTGCTGGAAGGCGCGGTGACCAACGTGACTAATTTCGGTGCGTTTGTGGATATCGGCGTACATCAGGATGGCCTGGTGCATATTTCCTCGCTGTCCGATAAGTTCGTTGAAGATCCGCACACCGTGGTGAAAGCGGGCGATATCGTGAAGGTGAAAGTGCTGGAAGTGGATTTGCAGCGTAAGCGCATTGCGTTGACGATGCGTCTGGACGAGCAGCCGGGCGAAGGCAACGCGCGGCGCGGTGGCGGCAATAACCGCGAACCGCAGAACCGCCCGGCGCAGAACCGTAAACCCCAGCGCGAGAGCGCAGGCAGCGGCAACAGCGCCATGAGTGATGCGCTCGCCGCCGCGTTCGGCAAGAAACGCTAA
- a CDS encoding L-fuconate dehydratase encodes MTRITALQVEDIRFPTSQQLDGSDAMNPDPDYSAAYVILKTDNPALAGHGLTFTIGRGNEICCAAIRALEHLIVGETLETIAADMGAFWRRFTSDSQLRWIGPDKGAIHLATGAVVNAVWDLWAKAEGKPVWRLVAEMTPEEIVRCIDFRYITDCITPEEALALLKSRSEGKAQRLETLLAQGYPCYTTSAGWLGYDDEKLRRLCQQAVDAGFSHIKLKVGRDLEDDIRRVRIARETLGPDRQLMIDANQVWDVDAAIPWVKALAFAKPWFIEEPTSPDDVEGHRRIREGVAPVKVATGEMCQNRILFKQFIMRGAIDVVQIDACRLGGVNEVLAVMLMAAKYRLPVCPHAGGVGLCEYVQHLSMIDYLCIAGTHEGRVIEYVDHLHEHFLHPCDIRNAAYMPPQAPGYSIEMRPTSVEQYRYRGGADGSH; translated from the coding sequence ATGACCCGGATCACTGCGTTGCAGGTGGAAGATATTCGCTTTCCGACCTCGCAGCAGCTCGACGGCTCCGACGCGATGAACCCCGACCCGGATTACTCCGCCGCGTACGTCATTCTGAAGACCGATAATCCGGCCCTCGCGGGCCATGGGCTGACGTTCACCATCGGTCGCGGCAATGAGATCTGCTGCGCGGCTATCCGCGCGCTGGAGCATCTCATCGTCGGTGAAACGCTGGAAACCATCGCTGCGGATATGGGCGCGTTCTGGCGACGTTTCACCAGCGACAGCCAGCTGCGCTGGATTGGGCCGGATAAAGGGGCTATTCATCTCGCTACCGGCGCGGTGGTCAACGCGGTGTGGGATCTGTGGGCTAAAGCGGAAGGCAAACCGGTATGGCGGCTGGTGGCGGAGATGACGCCTGAGGAGATTGTGCGCTGTATTGATTTTCGCTACATCACCGACTGTATTACACCCGAGGAAGCGCTGGCCTTGCTGAAAAGCCGCAGCGAGGGTAAAGCGCAGCGCCTTGAAACGCTGCTGGCGCAGGGCTACCCCTGTTACACCACATCGGCGGGCTGGCTTGGGTATGACGATGAAAAGCTGCGTCGTCTCTGTCAGCAGGCCGTGGACGCCGGGTTCTCGCACATCAAACTGAAAGTGGGACGTGATCTGGAGGATGACATCCGCCGCGTGCGCATCGCGCGCGAAACGCTCGGCCCGGACCGGCAACTGATGATCGACGCCAACCAGGTCTGGGATGTCGATGCGGCTATCCCCTGGGTGAAAGCGCTGGCCTTCGCGAAACCCTGGTTTATTGAAGAACCGACAAGCCCGGACGATGTGGAAGGCCATCGTCGTATCCGTGAGGGGGTTGCGCCCGTAAAAGTCGCCACTGGCGAAATGTGCCAGAACCGCATCCTGTTTAAACAGTTCATCATGCGTGGCGCTATCGATGTGGTGCAGATCGACGCCTGCCGTCTGGGGGGCGTTAACGAGGTATTGGCGGTCATGCTGATGGCGGCGAAATATCGCCTGCCGGTTTGTCCGCATGCGGGCGGCGTGGGCCTGTGCGAATACGTCCAACACCTTTCCATGATCGATTATCTCTGCATTGCCGGTACGCACGAAGGGCGCGTTATCGAATATGTCGATCATTTGCATGAGCATTTCCTTCATCCGTGCGACATCCGCAACGCCGCGTATATGCCGCCGCAGGCGCCAGGGTATTCCATTGAGATGCGCCCCACTTCTGTTGAGCAGTACCGGTATCGCGGAGGGGCGGATGGTTCGCATTGA
- the feoA gene encoding ferrous iron transporter A: MQFTPNSSWKITGFAREISPAYRQKLLSLGMLPGSSFEVKRVAPLGDPVHIETRRVSLVLRKKDLALLQVEAAR; this comes from the coding sequence ATGCAATTCACGCCTAACAGTAGCTGGAAAATAACCGGTTTCGCCCGGGAGATCAGCCCGGCCTACCGCCAGAAATTATTGTCGCTCGGCATGCTGCCGGGTTCGTCGTTTGAGGTAAAACGTGTCGCGCCATTAGGCGACCCGGTACATATCGAGACCCGACGTGTAAGTCTGGTGCTGCGAAAAAAAGATTTGGCGCTGTTGCAGGTTGAAGCGGCCCGCTGA
- the greB gene encoding transcription elongation factor GreB, with translation MKTPLITREGYEKLKKELDYLWREERPEVTKKVTWAASLGDRSENADYQYNKKRLREIDRRVRYLTKCLEHLKIVDYSPQQEGKVFFGAWVEVENDDGDVKRFRIVGYDEIFGRKDYISIDSPMARALLKKEEGDVATVQTPGGEATWYVNAIEYVK, from the coding sequence ATGAAAACGCCGTTAATTACCCGCGAAGGTTACGAAAAACTCAAAAAAGAACTCGACTATCTGTGGCGCGAGGAGCGGCCTGAAGTCACCAAAAAAGTGACCTGGGCGGCAAGCCTTGGCGATCGCAGCGAAAACGCCGATTACCAGTACAACAAAAAACGCCTGCGCGAAATCGATCGCCGCGTGCGCTATCTCACCAAATGCCTTGAGCACTTAAAAATCGTCGATTACTCGCCGCAGCAGGAAGGTAAAGTCTTTTTCGGCGCCTGGGTTGAAGTCGAAAACGACGACGGCGACGTAAAACGTTTTCGTATCGTCGGTTATGACGAGATTTTTGGTCGTAAAGATTACATCTCCATAGACTCCCCCATGGCCCGCGCGCTGCTCAAAAAAGAGGAAGGCGACGTGGCGACCGTACAGACGCCGGGCGGCGAGGCCACCTGGTATGTCAACGCTATCGAGTATGTGAAGTAA
- the feoC gene encoding [Fe-S]-dependent transcriptional repressor FeoC: MATLIQVRDLLALSGRMDAQRISEQLAAPLPLVNAMLNRLEAMGKAERQEEELSGCLSGSCRACPQGKACRKEVWRLR, encoded by the coding sequence ATGGCGACGCTGATTCAGGTGCGGGATCTACTGGCGCTCTCAGGGCGTATGGACGCGCAGCGTATCAGCGAACAGCTCGCCGCGCCCTTGCCGCTGGTCAATGCGATGCTTAACCGGCTGGAGGCCATGGGAAAAGCTGAACGTCAGGAAGAGGAATTATCGGGCTGTCTGAGCGGCAGTTGCCGCGCCTGCCCGCAGGGCAAAGCCTGCCGCAAAGAGGTGTGGCGGCTGCGTTAG
- a CDS encoding fumarylacetoacetate hydrolase family protein, which translates to MKLLRYGEPGRERPGVLDREGRIRCLSQHIDDLSGAALLPESLARLGELDLGSLPVVDGMPRLGACVGNIGKFICIGLNYADHAAETGAAIPAEPVVFGKWTSAVVGPNDDVIIPRGSQKTDWEVELGVVIGKGGRYIDERDALSHVAGYCVINDVSEREYQIERGGTWDKGKGCDTFGPTGPWLVTPDEIPDPHALRLWLEVDGKRYQDGSTSTMIFKIPHIISYLSRFMSLQPGDVISTGTPSGVGMGQKPQPVYLRAGQTIRLGIEGLGEQQQRTVEETP; encoded by the coding sequence ATGAAATTATTACGTTATGGAGAGCCGGGCCGTGAACGTCCGGGTGTGCTGGACCGCGAAGGGCGTATCCGCTGTTTATCGCAACACATCGACGATCTCAGCGGCGCGGCGCTGCTGCCGGAAAGCCTGGCGCGGCTCGGCGAACTGGATCTGGGGAGCCTGCCGGTCGTTGACGGTATGCCGCGTCTCGGCGCGTGCGTGGGTAACATCGGCAAGTTTATCTGCATCGGCCTGAATTACGCCGACCATGCGGCGGAAACCGGCGCGGCGATTCCGGCGGAGCCTGTGGTCTTTGGTAAGTGGACCAGCGCGGTTGTCGGGCCAAATGATGACGTCATCATTCCGCGCGGTTCACAGAAAACAGACTGGGAAGTGGAGCTTGGCGTGGTGATTGGCAAAGGCGGACGCTATATCGATGAGCGTGACGCCCTGAGCCACGTGGCGGGGTACTGCGTCATTAATGATGTCTCCGAGCGTGAATACCAGATAGAACGTGGCGGCACCTGGGATAAAGGCAAAGGCTGCGACACGTTCGGCCCTACCGGCCCGTGGCTGGTCACGCCGGATGAAATTCCCGACCCGCATGCGCTGCGCCTGTGGCTTGAGGTAGACGGCAAGCGCTACCAGGACGGCAGCACCAGCACCATGATTTTTAAAATTCCCCACATTATTAGCTACCTGAGCCGTTTTATGAGCCTGCAACCAGGCGATGTGATCTCCACAGGCACACCGTCGGGCGTTGGCATGGGGCAGAAACCACAGCCGGTTTATCTGCGCGCCGGACAGACAATTCGTCTCGGCATTGAAGGGTTGGGTGAACAGCAGCAGCGCACCGTGGAGGAGACGCCATGA
- a CDS encoding SDR family oxidoreductase has translation MDLTGKRVLITAAGQGIGYSSARRFAAAGAEVIASDINVTALNALEGITPLQLDVTDAAAITAAAQTLGPLDVLFNCAGVVHSGSILECSEQEWQFALDLNVTAMFHTIRAFLPGMLEKGGGSIINMSSVASSVKGVPNRFAYSTSKAAVIGLTRSVAADYVAQGVRCNAICPGTVDSPSLRSRIAEQARAQGQTEEAVYAAFVARQPVGRIGKPEEIAQLALYLASDASAYTTGTVQIIDGGWSN, from the coding sequence ATGGATCTTACCGGGAAACGCGTCCTTATCACCGCCGCAGGACAGGGCATTGGTTATAGCAGCGCGCGGCGCTTTGCCGCCGCTGGCGCAGAGGTTATCGCAAGCGATATTAACGTGACGGCGCTTAACGCACTTGAAGGCATAACGCCGCTACAGCTTGATGTCACCGATGCCGCCGCTATTACCGCCGCGGCGCAAACGCTGGGACCGCTTGACGTCCTGTTTAACTGCGCAGGCGTGGTGCACAGCGGCTCGATTCTGGAATGCAGCGAGCAGGAATGGCAGTTTGCGCTGGATCTTAACGTTACCGCCATGTTCCACACCATTCGCGCCTTTTTGCCGGGCATGCTTGAGAAGGGCGGCGGGTCAATCATCAATATGTCGTCCGTGGCCTCCAGCGTAAAAGGCGTGCCGAACCGCTTCGCTTATAGCACCAGCAAGGCCGCGGTGATTGGGCTTACGCGCTCGGTGGCGGCGGATTACGTCGCGCAGGGCGTGCGCTGTAACGCCATCTGCCCCGGCACGGTAGATTCCCCTTCGCTCCGTTCCCGCATCGCCGAGCAGGCGCGCGCGCAGGGACAGACCGAAGAGGCAGTATACGCGGCGTTTGTCGCCCGCCAGCCCGTCGGGCGCATCGGCAAGCCGGAAGAAATCGCCCAGCTTGCGCTCTATCTGGCCTCTGACGCCAGCGCCTATACCACCGGCACCGTGCAAATCATCGACGGCGGCTGGAGTAACTGA
- the feoB gene encoding Fe(2+) transporter permease subunit FeoB, whose amino-acid sequence MKKLTIGLIGNPNSGKTTLFNQLTGARQRVGNWAGVTVERKEGSFATTDHQVTLVDLPGTYSLTTISSQTSLDEQIACHYILSGEADMLINVVDASNLERNLYLTLQLLELGIPCVVALNMLDIAEKQHIRIDIDALSARLGCPVVPLVSTRARGIDSLKMALDRHQRNQDMERVHYPAPLSAAADTLAAAMPDDLSAQQRRWLGLQMLEGDIYSRSIAGAGAARLPQTLAQLETELDDPALYIVDARYQSISAICDAVSNSLTAEPARLTAAIDNIILNRFLGLPVFLGVMYLMFLLAINIGGALQPIFDAGSVAIFIHGLQWVGYTLHFPAWLTLFLAQGIGGGINTVLPLVPQIGMMYLFLSFLEDSGYMARAAFVMDRLMQALGLPGKSFVPLIVGFGCNVPAVMGARTLDAPRERLMTIMMAPFMSCGARLAIFAIFAAAFFGQEGALVVFSLYLLGIVMAILTGLMLKYTIMRGEATPFVMELPVYHVPHLKSLLLQTWQRLKGFVLRAGKVIVIVSIFIGALNSFSFSGKPVDNINDSALASVSRVLTPLLKPIGVQEDNWQATVGLFTGAMAKEVVVGTLNTLYTAEDIHEAPFDAASFSLTDELTSALAETWQSLKDTFSLSVLANPIEASKGDGEMATGAMGVMSAKFGSNAAAYSYLVFVLLYIPCISVMGAIARESSRGWMGFSILWGLNIAYSLATLFYQTATFQAHPLYSLTAMLTVVLFNVVLLTALRRARSRVDVSLLAPRREARCCDTPAGECH is encoded by the coding sequence ATGAAAAAATTAACCATCGGCTTAATCGGCAATCCTAACTCCGGCAAGACCACGCTGTTTAATCAGCTCACCGGCGCGCGTCAGCGCGTGGGCAACTGGGCGGGCGTGACGGTGGAGCGCAAAGAGGGCAGCTTCGCGACCACCGACCATCAGGTCACGCTGGTCGACCTTCCGGGCACGTATTCTCTTACTACCATTTCCTCCCAGACCTCGCTGGATGAGCAGATAGCCTGCCATTACATTCTCAGCGGCGAGGCGGACATGCTGATAAACGTGGTGGATGCGTCTAACCTTGAGCGCAACCTCTACCTGACGCTGCAACTGCTGGAACTTGGCATCCCCTGCGTGGTGGCGCTGAACATGCTGGATATCGCCGAAAAGCAACATATACGCATTGATATCGACGCGCTGTCGGCCCGCCTCGGCTGCCCGGTCGTGCCGCTGGTTTCCACGCGGGCGCGCGGTATTGACAGCCTGAAAATGGCGCTGGACCGCCATCAACGCAACCAGGATATGGAACGCGTCCACTATCCCGCTCCGCTCTCCGCGGCGGCGGACACGCTGGCCGCCGCGATGCCGGACGACCTGTCCGCGCAGCAGCGCCGCTGGCTGGGGCTGCAAATGCTGGAAGGCGATATCTACAGCCGCAGCATCGCAGGCGCAGGGGCCGCGCGGCTCCCGCAGACGCTGGCGCAGCTTGAAACCGAACTTGATGACCCGGCGCTTTATATTGTCGACGCGCGCTATCAGAGCATCTCGGCCATTTGCGACGCCGTCAGCAACAGCCTTACCGCCGAGCCCGCCCGGCTTACCGCGGCGATTGATAACATTATCCTTAATCGGTTTCTGGGTCTGCCGGTCTTTCTCGGCGTGATGTACCTAATGTTCCTGCTCGCCATTAACATCGGCGGCGCGTTGCAGCCGATCTTCGATGCGGGCTCGGTGGCGATTTTCATTCACGGTCTCCAGTGGGTTGGCTATACGCTGCATTTCCCGGCCTGGCTGACGCTTTTCCTCGCGCAGGGGATCGGTGGTGGCATCAACACTGTTTTGCCGCTGGTGCCGCAAATCGGCATGATGTATCTGTTCCTGTCGTTTCTTGAAGATTCCGGCTATATGGCCCGCGCGGCGTTTGTGATGGACCGTCTGATGCAGGCGCTGGGGCTGCCAGGTAAATCATTCGTGCCGTTGATTGTCGGCTTTGGCTGCAATGTCCCGGCGGTGATGGGCGCACGCACGCTGGACGCCCCGCGCGAACGTCTCATGACCATCATGATGGCGCCGTTTATGTCCTGCGGCGCACGCCTGGCCATTTTTGCGATCTTCGCTGCGGCCTTTTTTGGTCAGGAGGGCGCACTGGTGGTCTTTTCGCTCTATCTGCTCGGTATCGTGATGGCCATTCTGACTGGCCTGATGTTGAAATATACGATCATGCGCGGCGAAGCCACGCCGTTTGTAATGGAATTGCCGGTGTACCACGTGCCGCACCTGAAAAGCCTGCTGCTGCAAACCTGGCAGCGTCTGAAAGGGTTTGTGCTTCGCGCCGGGAAAGTCATCGTGATCGTCAGTATTTTCATTGGTGCGCTCAATAGCTTCTCGTTTAGCGGCAAACCCGTGGACAACATCAACGACTCCGCGCTGGCTTCCGTGAGCCGTGTGTTGACGCCGCTGCTGAAGCCCATCGGCGTGCAGGAGGACAACTGGCAGGCGACTGTCGGCTTATTCACGGGTGCGATGGCAAAAGAAGTGGTAGTCGGGACGCTCAACACGCTCTACACCGCCGAAGATATCCACGAGGCGCCGTTTGACGCCGCCAGTTTTAGTCTCACCGACGAGCTGACCAGCGCGCTGGCTGAGACCTGGCAGAGCCTGAAAGACACCTTCAGCCTGAGCGTACTCGCAAACCCCATTGAGGCCAGCAAAGGCGATGGCGAGATGGCGACCGGCGCGATGGGCGTCATGAGTGCTAAATTTGGCAGTAACGCTGCGGCGTACAGCTACCTGGTCTTTGTGCTGCTCTATATTCCCTGCATTTCCGTGATGGGTGCGATTGCCCGCGAGTCGAGCCGCGGCTGGATGGGCTTTTCTATTCTCTGGGGGCTGAACATCGCCTATTCACTGGCGACGCTGTTCTACCAGACCGCGACATTCCAGGCACATCCGCTCTACAGCCTGACGGCGATGCTGACGGTGGTGCTGTTTAATGTCGTGTTGCTCACCGCGCTGCGCCGTGCGCGTAGCCGGGTAGATGTCAGCCTGCTGGCGCCGCGCCGTGAGGCCCGCTGCTGCGACACCCCTGCCGGGGAATGCCACTAA
- the bioH gene encoding pimeloyl-ACP methyl ester esterase BioH: MNDIWWQTTGEGNCHLVLLHGWGLNAEVWRCISEELSSHFTLHLVDLPGYGRSQGFGALTLDEMAGLVAQRAPEHAIWLGWSLGGLVASQVALNAPSRVDALVTVASSPCFQAHDDWPGIKPEVLSGFQRQLSEDFQRTVERFLALQTLGTETARQDARVLKSIVLAQPMPGAEVLNGGLEILKTADLREALAVWQGPFLRLYGRLDGLVPRNVAALLDARWPASESLIFEKAAHAPFISHPREFCDALLALKARLANG, encoded by the coding sequence ATGAATGACATCTGGTGGCAGACCACGGGCGAAGGAAATTGTCATCTTGTGCTGCTGCACGGGTGGGGGCTGAATGCTGAAGTGTGGCGTTGCATTTCAGAGGAATTAAGCTCGCACTTTACGCTGCATTTGGTCGATCTGCCGGGCTATGGACGTAGCCAGGGGTTTGGCGCGCTGACGCTTGATGAGATGGCGGGCCTGGTGGCGCAACGCGCGCCTGAACATGCCATCTGGCTGGGCTGGAGCCTCGGCGGACTGGTAGCAAGCCAGGTGGCGCTGAATGCACCCTCACGGGTCGACGCGCTGGTTACCGTCGCCTCGTCGCCCTGTTTTCAGGCGCATGATGACTGGCCGGGCATTAAGCCAGAGGTGCTAAGTGGCTTCCAGCGCCAGTTGAGTGAGGATTTTCAGCGTACGGTGGAGCGGTTCCTGGCGCTGCAAACGCTCGGAACCGAGACGGCGCGGCAGGACGCGCGCGTGCTGAAATCGATCGTGCTGGCGCAGCCGATGCCTGGCGCCGAGGTCCTAAACGGCGGGCTGGAGATCCTGAAAACCGCCGATCTGCGCGAGGCACTCGCCGTCTGGCAGGGGCCATTTTTACGCCTGTACGGGCGTCTCGACGGGTTGGTGCCGCGCAATGTCGCCGCGCTCCTCGATGCACGCTGGCCTGCCAGCGAATCACTCATTTTCGAGAAAGCGGCCCACGCGCCGTTCATCTCACATCCGCGTGAATTCTGCGATGCGCTGCTGGCGCTCAAGGCTCGCCTGGCAAATGGCTGA
- a CDS encoding YdgH/BhsA/McbA-like domain containing protein gives MKLRTGMLLSVVLGSLSFGALAAEELQKDKVKEMNLTKIGTIVSDQGTAPMDARAELVKKADEMGGKYYVITSGEKTGKDIHATADVYK, from the coding sequence ATGAAACTACGCACGGGTATGTTGTTATCTGTTGTTCTGGGTTCGCTGTCGTTTGGCGCGCTGGCGGCCGAAGAGCTGCAAAAAGATAAAGTGAAAGAGATGAATCTCACCAAAATTGGCACGATCGTCTCTGATCAAGGCACCGCGCCGATGGATGCGAGAGCCGAACTGGTTAAGAAAGCCGATGAAATGGGTGGCAAATATTATGTCATCACCAGCGGCGAGAAGACCGGCAAAGACATTCACGCGACGGCGGATGTTTACAAGTAA